In the Rubidibacter lacunae KORDI 51-2 genome, one interval contains:
- a CDS encoding glycosyltransferase family 4 protein, with protein MQSSSLQPLVPPKRRDRLQSSAPILAMFFTLGVSLADWFEQGIFDREKTVYEAHLKTGQFSRIYWLTYGGPEDRKLAARLQRDGRLHPAIEVLAVPTILNTKPGKLIHSLLAPLLYRRPLRACDYFKTNQMMGAWTAQLAHQIWRKPLLLRTGFTLTRFNTTAASPLTRKLYGAIERIGYSAFSHATVSSQHDRDYVLQRYGLDGDRVSVIPTYIDTDAFAPQAVPKQERKLVYVGRFVPQKNLAAAIEAVAETSFELDLYGSGELEGELRERAQRCGARVNFCGRIPNAKLPDVLNRYRFFILSSHFEGMPKALLEAMSCGLVCLGTSVCGIIEVLVDGVNGISIADTRVEAIRDCLQAIECSYDTDTLDRISRQARQTITDRFSLQAYIKHEYSLFKQNVISQS; from the coding sequence TTGCAATCGTCATCTTTACAACCCTTGGTGCCGCCCAAGCGCCGAGATCGCTTGCAGTCCAGTGCACCTATCCTGGCAATGTTCTTCACGCTTGGGGTATCGCTTGCAGATTGGTTCGAACAGGGAATTTTCGACCGAGAAAAGACTGTCTATGAAGCGCATTTGAAGACCGGTCAGTTTAGCCGCATTTATTGGCTGACCTACGGGGGTCCCGAAGATCGGAAACTCGCCGCTCGCTTGCAGCGCGATGGACGGCTGCATCCAGCAATTGAAGTTCTGGCCGTCCCAACAATCCTCAACACCAAGCCGGGCAAACTCATCCACAGCCTATTGGCCCCACTGTTGTACCGACGCCCCCTGCGCGCGTGCGATTATTTCAAAACCAACCAGATGATGGGCGCTTGGACGGCGCAGCTAGCGCACCAAATCTGGCGCAAACCCTTGCTCTTGCGAACTGGGTTTACGCTGACACGCTTCAACACGACGGCTGCCTCGCCATTGACTCGGAAGCTTTATGGTGCAATCGAGCGTATCGGTTATAGTGCGTTCTCCCATGCAACGGTTTCCAGCCAACACGATCGCGACTACGTCCTACAACGATACGGCTTGGATGGCGATCGCGTCAGCGTTATTCCTACCTACATCGATACGGATGCATTTGCCCCGCAAGCCGTTCCCAAACAGGAACGCAAACTAGTCTACGTTGGACGGTTTGTCCCGCAAAAAAATCTAGCTGCTGCGATTGAGGCAGTTGCCGAAACGTCCTTCGAGCTAGACCTATATGGTAGCGGCGAACTTGAAGGCGAGCTGCGCGAACGGGCACAACGGTGTGGCGCGCGGGTCAACTTTTGCGGTCGTATTCCTAATGCCAAGCTTCCGGACGTGCTCAACCGCTATCGCTTCTTCATCCTATCTTCGCATTTTGAAGGCATGCCCAAAGCTTTGCTAGAAGCTATGTCCTGCGGGCTCGTCTGTTTGGGGACAAGCGTATGCGGTATTATCGAGGTTCTCGTCGATGGAGTAAATGGCATCTCAATTGCCGACACCCGTGTAGAAGCCATTCGAGACTGCCTGCAGGCGATCGAGTGCAGCTACGATACTGACACTTTGGACCGCATCAGCCGCCAAGCACGTCAAACCATCACCGATCGATTTTCCTTGCAAGCCTACATCAAGCACGAGTACTCGCTTTTTAAACAGAACGTTATCTCACAATCGTGA